One stretch of Mangifera indica cultivar Alphonso chromosome 9, CATAS_Mindica_2.1, whole genome shotgun sequence DNA includes these proteins:
- the LOC123225679 gene encoding receptor-like protein EIX2 produces the protein MDGKQIPTFIGSLSRLRYLDLSSANFGGRIPFQLGNLSNLQYLNIANNGLNVSRLAWLSHLHKLKYLLMYSLDLRGSIDLLQVISGLPSLKHLNLGSSLLPITDYPSLSLVNTSSTLAYLDLFSCGLSNSAYDWLFNVSSNLHTLYLYNNHLKGPIPDHAFWNMTSLVNPDLSFNQISTIPRIFFLERTAHFQKQIKWFFPEAFQQPSSLVEQYLDRNWLWGSILDLSVFPLLKVLDISSNQLNGTVNEGLGQLSKLEQLILMD, from the exons ATGGATGGAAAACAAATTCCAACGTTCATTGGCTCTCTGTCCCGTTTAAGATACCTTGATCTCTCCTCTGCGAATTTTGGTGGTAGAATTCCTTTCCAGCTTGGGAATCTTTCAAACTTGCAGTATCTTAACATTGCAAATAATGGATTAAATGTAAGCAGACTTGCCTGGCTTTCTCATCTTCATAAATTGAAATACCTTCTAATGTATTCTCTGGACCTCAGGGGATCCATTGATTTGTTGCAAGTGATCAGTGGGCTACCTTCTCTCAAACATTTGAATTTGGGTTCTTCTCTTCTTCCCATAACAGATTACCCATCTCTTTCCTTGGTTAATACTTCTTCAACTCTTGCATACCTTGATCTTTTTTCCTGTGGTCTTTCTAATTCAGCGTATGATTGGTTGTTCAACGTTAGTAGCAATCTTCATACACTTTATCTGTATAATAACCACTTAAAAGGCCCCATTCCGGACCATGCCTTCTGGAACATGACTTCTCTTGTGAATCCTGACCTTTCTTTTAATCAAATCAGTACAATTCCGAG AATTTTCTTCCTTGAGAGAACTGCGCATTTCCAAAAACAGATTAAATGGTTCTTTCCTGAAGCATTTCAACAACCTTCAAGTCTTGTGGAGCAGTATTTGGACAGGAACTGGCTATGGGGGTCGATACTGGATCTTTCGGTATTTCCTTTGTTGAAAGTTCTTGATATCAGTAGCAATCAATTAAATGGTACAGTAAATGAAGGTCTAGGACAACTTTCCAAGTTGGAGCAACTGATTCTTATGGACTAA
- the LOC123225680 gene encoding receptor-like protein EIX1: protein MTKVHTLNLSKLLFMDLSDNSLALSFSPDWSPSVKLQSIFLKNCKLGPHFPNWLRNQKLCSELDISIAGISDAVPNWFWDFSSSLYYLNVPHNQLKGILPDLSSKFSGFPGTDLSYNCFEGPIPPISPNMTGLILSKNSFSGTISVLCARWIGDSLANLIVLSLRSNQIHGSIPEQLCDLAKLQIVDFSYNKVSGKMLNCLGNITAMAQTESSTAILTYPFDFAAPNEYFACLLNYTDQIPAKIGELTLLNSLDLSSKKLNGKIPESFSQSGHLELCGSPLSKKCKEDESSQDPAIGGVLECRIMRKDS, encoded by the exons ATGACCAAAGTTCACACGTTGAATCTCTCGAAGTTGCTGTTTATGGACTTGTCTGATAACTCTTTGGCTTTAAGTTTCAGTCCTGACTGGTCTCCTTCCGTCAAACTGCAAAGCATCTTTCTGAAAAATTGCAAATTGGGGCCTCATTTTCCGAACTGGCTGCGAAATCAAAAGCTTTGTTCAGAGCTTGATATCTCTATTGCTGGAATTTCAGATGCTGTCCCAAATTGGTTCTGGGACTTCTCCTCTAGTCTATATTATCTAAATGTCCCTCACAATCAGCTGAAGGGAATATTACCGGATTTATCATCCAAGTTCAGTGGATTTCCTGGAACTGATCTTAGTTATAATTGTTTTGAGGGTCCAATACCACCAATTTCTCCCAATATGACAGGTTTAATTCTTTCCAAAAACAGTTTTTCAGGGACGATTTCTGTTTTATGTGCAA GATGGATAGGTGATAGCCTAGCAAATTTGATTGTTCTAAGTTTGAGATCCAATCAGATTCATGGAAGCATACCTGAACAGCTTTGTGATCTAGCAAAGCTTCAAATTGTGGACTTTTCTTATAACAAAGTTTCAGGAAAAATGCTAAATTGTCTTGGGAATATTACTGCAATGGCTCAAACAGAAAGCTCAACTGCAATCCTCACATACCCATTTGATTTTGCTGCCCCAAATGAGTATTTTGCTTGTCTACTCAATTACACTGACCAA ATCCCTGCAAAGATTGGTGAGTTAACTTTGTTGAATTCACTTGACTTGTCAAGCAAAAAGCTTAATGGTAAAATTCCTGAAAGTTTTTCTCAATCGGGTCATCTGG AGCTCTGTGGGTCTCCTCTTTCAAAGAAATGCAAGGAAGATGAATCTTCTCAGGATCCTGCCATTGGTGGAGTGCTGGAGTGCAGGATAATGAGGAAGGATTCATAG